The segment AAAAAGATCAACTACTTTGCGTTTCCATTTGGCCAATACGACGATCTGAGAGCCAGCGTTTTTCACTTGCTCAAAGAACACGGCTTCAAAGGGGTCTGTTCTGCGTACGGCGGTTGGAATGACATCGGGGGAGACTCCTTTCATATCCAGCGCATCCACGGCGACCCCAAGTTCTCAAGAATGCGAAACTGGTTGACGTTTGATCCGCGAATTGCAGCCGTCAAACGATTCGACTATTTGCCAGACACGCCTGATTTCGATTGGGCAAAGTGGCGGCGCGACAATGAACCGCGCCTTGTCTCACAACGACTTTCCTTCCTAAACTCGGCGACCGATCCTTCGGCAATCGAAGAGCCTGATTCTTCTGATTCCCTGCCACAGCAAGCCACAACTCGAGTCCAAAAATGAACGATTCCGACACCCGCCCTCTCAATGTCATGTTCGTCATCACCAGCATGCCAGTTGGCGGTGCCGAAACGCTGTTGGTGAATCTGACGCGACGGTTTGACAAGACGCGCATCAAACCGATGATCGGCTGTCTCAAAGAACAGGGTGTCCTCGGGGACGAACTGGCAAACGAGATTCCGGTTTTCGAGCACTTGATCAATCACAAGTATGACGTTGCGGTCGCCAGAAGGCTGCGAAAGTTGTTTCGGAAAAACGAAGTCGACGCGGTCGTCACTGTGGGGGCGGGAGACAAAATGTTCTGGGGTCGATTGTCCGCTCGAGGCGCCGGAGTACCTGTAATTTTGTCGGCGTTGCATTCAACCGGTTGGCCGGACGGAGTCGGACGCCTGAACCGAATGCTGACTTCGATTACGGATGGATTCATCGCAGTTGCCAGGCATCACGCGGAATTTCTGGTCGAGTTCGAAAAGTTCCCGGAAGGCAAAGTCTTCATGATCCCCAACGGGATCGACACGCTGCGATTCAAAGCGAGTGATTCGTCGCGGCAGCAATGGCGTCAGAAAGTTGGCATCCCGGAAAACGCACCAACGCTTGGGATTGTCGCAGCGCTGCGACCGGAGAAAAATCATGAGCTGTTCCTTGAGTGTGCATCGCGAGCCCTGAAGCAGGTTCCAGACGCGCATTTCGTCATTGCCGGAGACGGTCCGGGACGGCCCCAACTTGAATCACTCGCCGACGAAAAATCGATCGCCGACAACGTGCACTTTCTGGGTTCCGTTTCCGATATCCCTGGCGTGCTGTCGATGTTAGATGTGTTTGCGTTGACCAGCCACAACGAAGCCAGTCCGGTCTCGATTCTTGAAGCGCTTTCCTGTAATCGCCCGGTCGTCGCAACGGACGTCGGTTCAATCAAGGAGTCAGTGCTTCACGGAGCCACTGGCTATCTTTGCGAGCCCGGAAATGCCGAAGATGTTTCGTCCCGCTGGATCGAGCTGCTGACCGATCCAGACCTGCGAGAACAGATGGGACGCAAGGGACGAGCTCACGTTGTCGACAACAGTTCGCTGGACTCAATGACAGACGGCTACACCGAACTGATTGAGTCGCTCTACCGGCAGAAGAAAAGCACTTGCAGGCGAAGCTCGTTTTCAAATTCAATTGCCACCTGGGCGGGCTCTGTGTTTCCCGTCACGTCCGCGAATTGACTATTAAAATTCTGAGTTGTCAAGCCCGTCTCTGGCGACGATTTTGATGCTCGATTTCGCCCTTCTGAAAAGAAATTTCGGGCCTGGTTCCCGCGTTTTGTGGGGTTCCCGGAAAAATGCCAATTGAACTCTTTTACCCGCAACCATCCTCGCTAGAATCGCACAGTCGTTGATTTGAGTGGCTCTGATTTGGAGCTGCTTGAATCGAATGTTTCCACCGTTTTCAAATGACTGTGAACCGATTTGAATACCAAAATTGCACAACTTGTTGAAGCTGCTCCGGCAGTGCTTCCTTCTTTGTTGCTTTGTGATTTTGGCAATCTGGTTTCTGAAGTAGAGCGGTTGGAAAAAGCAGGAGTTGCTGCGTTGCACCTCGACGTTATGGACGGGGTGTTCGTGCCGAACTTTACTTACGGAATGACCATTGTCTCGGCGCTGCGAAAGCTGACCGACCTGACGTTGGACGTTCACTTGATGATGGTCCATCCGGAAAAATATGTCGACGCGTTTGTCGATGCCGGAGCCGACATCATTACGATTCACGCCGAAGCCGTTGATGAGGCTGTTCCGGTATTGAATCAGATTCGCGAAAGAGGTGCCGCGGCCGGGATTGCCGTGAATCCGGATACGCCTGTTTCCAAAATCAAAGATGCTCTCCCGCACGCAGATCTTGTTCTGGTGATGAGCGTCAATGCAGGATTTGGAGGACAGAGTTTTATCGAACCGGTGCTTGAAAAACTTGGTGAGATTCGCGGTTTGCCTGGTGGGCAAGACGTCATCCTTGAAATGGACGGCGGAATAAATAAATCAACGATCGCCAAATGCGTGGCCGTGGGATGCCAGCTTTGCGTTGCCGGAAGTGCAGTCTTCAAGACTCCTTTTGAAAATGATTACGGCGCGGCGATCGAGGACCTGATGGGTGAGGTTTCACGTGAAGATTTACGACAGGGCTGACGGATCAAAGATCCTTTTGGTTCGCCCTGGAGCAACTGAATTTGACGAACAGGGCCGAATTATCGGCACGCTGGACATTCCGCTAAGCGAACTTGGGCTCGCGCAGGTCGAGGAGCTTGCTGAGTCGTCGGTGGGACTCGACATCAAAGCAGTGCTCAGTT is part of the Mariniblastus fucicola genome and harbors:
- a CDS encoding glycosyltransferase, with the protein product MNDSDTRPLNVMFVITSMPVGGAETLLVNLTRRFDKTRIKPMIGCLKEQGVLGDELANEIPVFEHLINHKYDVAVARRLRKLFRKNEVDAVVTVGAGDKMFWGRLSARGAGVPVILSALHSTGWPDGVGRLNRMLTSITDGFIAVARHHAEFLVEFEKFPEGKVFMIPNGIDTLRFKASDSSRQQWRQKVGIPENAPTLGIVAALRPEKNHELFLECASRALKQVPDAHFVIAGDGPGRPQLESLADEKSIADNVHFLGSVSDIPGVLSMLDVFALTSHNEASPVSILEALSCNRPVVATDVGSIKESVLHGATGYLCEPGNAEDVSSRWIELLTDPDLREQMGRKGRAHVVDNSSLDSMTDGYTELIESLYRQKKSTCRRSSFSNSIATWAGSVFPVTSAN
- the rpe gene encoding ribulose-phosphate 3-epimerase — translated: MNTKIAQLVEAAPAVLPSLLLCDFGNLVSEVERLEKAGVAALHLDVMDGVFVPNFTYGMTIVSALRKLTDLTLDVHLMMVHPEKYVDAFVDAGADIITIHAEAVDEAVPVLNQIRERGAAAGIAVNPDTPVSKIKDALPHADLVLVMSVNAGFGGQSFIEPVLEKLGEIRGLPGGQDVILEMDGGINKSTIAKCVAVGCQLCVAGSAVFKTPFENDYGAAIEDLMGEVSREDLRQG